One segment of Pandoraea pnomenusa DNA contains the following:
- a CDS encoding FimV/HubP family polar landmark protein produces the protein MSAAAAVLWSLGLLNAGAAEFGPQQVRSGPGQPLRAVIVLGNVSPAEADGLSVKLAPRDAFRQAGLRYDPTLDKLSVSVSPTGGREPGYSGTYLVHVDSAEPVSTSFLDLLLVVEWRTGRQSNAVTLSAIPEASLAQPQAVVPAATTQAAAPVSAASASAASAPVPTAPAPAASAARGAADAQDTRKVGRGDSLSSIAREFTDGEGGTTLAQMMTALFEANRSAFIGNDPNRLRQGVTLTRPADAQVQSIPPAQAHKFVSAAREQFDAYRARLADSTAQQAAPAGGRSAQGAIEAGKAPEAAAPATRDELKLSRPGKGGAGGSAGRTGGSEEEQIAQGKAQAEAQGRVNELQKNVADLQKLLAMKNQAAAKLEEQAATASGVPAQDKTAKPAEGSKNAPAEAQTAPKAANGAQVPDAKAEGAGASAATASEATAIAGEAASDASATASEATAAASASDATAASAPLAASASAGAAAAANATPNAGMNWRAMTQNPYVLPGAGVLVVLLGLWALMRRRRAEPPVGQPGPYDDGREGPDASRGYDDDPAGHHAPESASPGVHGVAAAGVAGAAAGAAALYAANQAEADEHLHPSADDAWSTPEDTLAAAESAVPDEWEAAQDSPDDELTAGLDEASRAPEAFPPLETAETAETAETAETAEASEIDHEHLVADGAHAGESTADGADEKDIDWDAAFAEQAGEVEPTVAVGDAPAAHPDPMAASLASLEALNAAAAVGSVAPESTAAFAAHAEPASELEAVPASENSREPASGTSEELLAELSTQAAPKGGVAGMLGDLDLGIPGQPAHVGTISSGALPSLSQGIGSVQFTMAPPGHPLHEQAAAQHGADASDDANNDAADEPGDELSDEDFDAAMRQAASAEEAPRSYTDAAHEAPSLKPLSFDLSDFSLDLKGDEASPASASASAPVLPVPTGTEALVAHEAHAPLSPTTPATSYAGEPAAPQAQDVSPAPIVPRATEADVPDEFHTKLELAAAYQTIGDDDGARELLEEVIAGGDAAQQSVARARLAELGK, from the coding sequence TTGAGCGCAGCGGCGGCTGTCCTGTGGAGCCTGGGGCTCCTCAACGCCGGTGCTGCCGAGTTCGGCCCGCAACAGGTGCGCTCGGGCCCAGGCCAGCCGTTGCGCGCCGTGATCGTGCTGGGCAACGTGTCGCCGGCGGAAGCCGACGGGTTGTCAGTGAAACTCGCGCCGCGCGACGCCTTCAGGCAGGCCGGTCTGCGCTACGACCCCACGCTCGACAAGCTCTCGGTATCGGTCTCGCCGACCGGTGGGCGTGAGCCGGGCTATAGCGGAACGTATCTCGTTCACGTCGACTCGGCCGAGCCGGTCAGTACGTCATTCCTCGATCTGTTGCTGGTGGTCGAATGGCGTACCGGTCGACAGTCCAACGCCGTGACCCTCTCGGCGATTCCTGAAGCCAGTCTGGCGCAGCCGCAGGCAGTCGTGCCGGCGGCAACGACGCAGGCGGCAGCGCCTGTGTCGGCGGCGTCGGCGTCGGCGGCGTCGGCCCCGGTACCGACTGCGCCTGCCCCGGCGGCCAGCGCCGCTCGCGGCGCGGCAGACGCGCAAGACACGCGCAAGGTCGGCCGTGGCGATTCACTGTCGTCGATCGCCCGCGAGTTTACGGACGGCGAGGGCGGCACGACCCTTGCGCAGATGATGACCGCGCTGTTCGAAGCGAACCGCTCGGCATTCATTGGCAACGACCCGAACCGGTTGCGCCAGGGCGTGACGTTGACGCGTCCTGCCGATGCACAGGTGCAGAGTATTCCTCCCGCGCAGGCGCACAAGTTCGTGTCTGCCGCGCGGGAACAGTTTGATGCGTATCGCGCGCGGCTGGCCGATTCGACGGCGCAGCAGGCGGCACCGGCCGGTGGCCGCAGTGCACAGGGCGCGATCGAAGCGGGCAAGGCGCCGGAAGCCGCCGCCCCCGCCACGCGCGATGAATTGAAGCTGTCGCGACCCGGCAAGGGTGGGGCGGGCGGCTCGGCCGGACGTACCGGCGGCAGCGAAGAAGAGCAAATCGCCCAGGGCAAGGCACAGGCCGAGGCCCAGGGCAGGGTGAATGAGTTGCAGAAGAACGTAGCAGATCTCCAGAAGCTGTTGGCGATGAAGAATCAGGCCGCCGCGAAGCTGGAGGAGCAGGCCGCCACCGCTTCCGGGGTGCCTGCGCAGGACAAGACGGCAAAGCCTGCGGAAGGCAGTAAGAACGCACCTGCGGAGGCCCAGACGGCGCCGAAGGCAGCCAACGGCGCGCAAGTGCCGGACGCGAAGGCGGAGGGGGCGGGCGCCAGTGCCGCGACGGCCTCCGAAGCCACGGCCATCGCCGGCGAAGCCGCCTCGGATGCCTCGGCAACCGCGTCCGAGGCAACCGCGGCAGCGTCCGCAAGCGATGCGACCGCCGCCAGCGCGCCGTTAGCGGCCAGTGCATCGGCGGGCGCAGCCGCCGCGGCAAATGCCACGCCGAACGCGGGGATGAACTGGCGTGCCATGACCCAGAACCCCTATGTGCTTCCCGGCGCAGGCGTGCTGGTGGTGTTGCTCGGCTTGTGGGCGCTGATGCGCCGTCGCCGCGCCGAGCCGCCAGTGGGGCAGCCCGGGCCGTACGACGACGGTCGCGAGGGGCCCGACGCTTCGCGGGGGTACGACGACGATCCTGCGGGACACCATGCGCCCGAGAGCGCGTCGCCGGGCGTGCATGGCGTCGCGGCTGCCGGTGTTGCGGGCGCCGCCGCCGGCGCGGCAGCGCTTTACGCGGCAAATCAGGCGGAGGCGGACGAACATCTGCATCCGTCGGCCGACGATGCGTGGTCGACGCCGGAGGATACGCTGGCCGCGGCTGAATCCGCCGTGCCGGACGAATGGGAGGCGGCGCAGGACTCGCCGGACGACGAGCTTACCGCGGGCCTCGACGAGGCATCCAGGGCGCCCGAGGCGTTCCCGCCTTTGGAAACGGCTGAAACGGCTGAAACGGCTGAAACGGCTGAAACGGCTGAAGCGTCTGAAATTGATCACGAGCACCTGGTTGCCGACGGCGCCCACGCCGGGGAATCGACAGCGGATGGCGCCGACGAGAAGGACATTGATTGGGATGCCGCGTTTGCGGAGCAAGCCGGCGAGGTGGAGCCGACCGTCGCCGTGGGCGATGCGCCTGCCGCACATCCCGATCCGATGGCGGCGAGCCTCGCATCGCTCGAAGCCCTGAACGCGGCGGCGGCTGTTGGCAGTGTGGCTCCCGAATCGACGGCCGCATTCGCAGCACATGCCGAACCGGCATCCGAGCTCGAGGCCGTGCCTGCGTCGGAGAACTCGCGCGAACCGGCGTCCGGGACAAGCGAGGAACTGCTGGCCGAACTGTCCACGCAAGCGGCGCCGAAGGGCGGCGTTGCCGGCATGCTTGGCGATCTGGATCTCGGCATTCCGGGCCAGCCGGCGCATGTGGGGACGATTTCCAGCGGCGCCTTGCCGTCGCTCTCGCAGGGCATCGGTTCGGTCCAGTTCACGATGGCGCCGCCGGGGCATCCGTTGCATGAGCAGGCGGCCGCGCAGCACGGCGCCGACGCATCGGACGACGCGAACAACGACGCCGCCGACGAGCCGGGCGACGAACTCAGCGACGAGGATTTCGATGCCGCGATGCGGCAGGCCGCCAGCGCCGAGGAAGCGCCGCGCAGCTACACCGACGCCGCACACGAGGCGCCGTCGCTCAAGCCGCTGTCGTTCGACCTGTCCGATTTCAGTCTCGACCTGAAGGGCGACGAGGCTTCACCGGCGTCCGCATCGGCGAGCGCGCCGGTATTGCCCGTGCCAACGGGGACCGAGGCGCTCGTGGCGCATGAGGCCCATGCGCCGTTGTCACCGACCACGCCTGCCACGTCGTATGCAGGTGAGCCCGCGGCACCGCAGGCGCAGGACGTGTCGCCCGCGCCGATTGTCCCGCGCGCGACAGAGGCGGACGTGCCCGACGAGTTCCACACGAAGCTCGAACTGGCGGCGGCGTACCAGACCATCGGCGACGACGATGGCGCGCGCGAGCTGCTCGAGGAGGTGATCGCCGGCGGCGACGCCGCGCAACAGTCGGTCGCGCGTGCGCGGCTGGCCGAGCTTGGCAAGTGA
- the asd gene encoding aspartate-semialdehyde dehydrogenase has product MKTVGLVGWRGMVGSVLMQRMQQENDFALIEPVFFSTSNAGGKAPSMAKNETSLKDANDVNELKKCDIIITCQGGDYTTEIFPKLRAAGWNGYWIDAASTLRMKDDAIIVLDPVNLDVIKHSLSKGTKNFIGGNCTVSCMLMGLGGLFQHGLVDWLTSMTYQAASGGGAQHMRELLTQFGSINAEVKALLDDPHSAILEIDRKVLAKQHALTAEETKQFGVPLGGNLIPWIDKDLGNGQSKEEWKGGAETNKILGLGDGFPGTRAIPVDGLCVRVGAMRCHSQALTIKLTKDVPLDELTDIIGQANDWVKVVPNTREASMTDLTPAAVTGTMTIPVGRLRKMSMGPEYLSAFTVGDQLLWGAAEPLRRMLRILLDA; this is encoded by the coding sequence ATGAAAACCGTAGGTCTGGTAGGTTGGCGGGGCATGGTCGGTTCGGTCCTGATGCAGCGCATGCAGCAGGAGAACGACTTCGCCTTGATCGAGCCGGTGTTTTTCAGCACCAGCAACGCGGGCGGCAAAGCCCCGTCGATGGCGAAGAACGAGACTTCGCTGAAAGACGCCAATGATGTCAACGAGCTGAAAAAATGCGACATCATCATTACCTGCCAGGGCGGTGACTACACGACCGAGATCTTCCCGAAGCTTCGCGCGGCAGGGTGGAACGGTTACTGGATCGACGCCGCGTCGACGCTGCGCATGAAGGACGATGCAATCATCGTGCTCGATCCGGTCAACCTCGACGTGATCAAGCATTCGCTGTCGAAGGGCACGAAGAACTTCATCGGTGGCAACTGTACGGTGAGCTGCATGCTGATGGGTCTGGGCGGCTTGTTCCAGCACGGTCTGGTTGACTGGCTGACGTCGATGACGTACCAGGCGGCATCGGGCGGCGGCGCGCAGCACATGCGCGAGCTGCTCACGCAGTTCGGCAGCATCAATGCCGAAGTCAAGGCGCTGCTCGACGATCCGCATTCGGCCATTCTCGAGATCGATCGCAAGGTGCTCGCCAAGCAGCACGCGCTGACGGCCGAGGAAACGAAGCAGTTCGGTGTGCCGCTGGGTGGCAACCTGATTCCGTGGATCGACAAGGACCTGGGCAACGGTCAGTCGAAGGAAGAGTGGAAGGGCGGCGCCGAGACCAACAAGATCCTGGGTCTGGGCGACGGCTTCCCGGGCACCCGCGCCATTCCGGTCGACGGCCTGTGCGTGCGTGTCGGTGCGATGCGTTGCCACAGCCAGGCACTGACCATCAAGCTTACGAAGGATGTGCCGTTAGATGAACTGACCGACATCATCGGCCAGGCAAACGACTGGGTGAAGGTGGTGCCGAATACGCGCGAGGCGTCGATGACCGATTTGACGCCTGCCGCCGTGACCGGCACGATGACGATTCCGGTGGGACGCCTGCGCAAGATGTCGATGGGTCCGGAGTACCTGTCGGCGTTCACGGTGGGCGATCAACTGCTGTGGGGCGCGGCCGAGCCGCTGCGCCGCATGCTGCGGATCCTGCTCGACGCTTGA
- the leuB gene encoding 3-isopropylmalate dehydrogenase yields MKIAVLPGDGIGPEIVTEAVNVLNALGEKFELEAAPVGGAGYEAAGHPLPEATLKLAKEADAILFGAVGDWKYDSLERALRPEQAILGLRKHLQLFANFRPAILYKELADASSLKPEIVAGLDILIIRELNGDIYFGQPKGFRQSPDGAFEGAREGFDTMRYSVPEVERIAHVAFQAAAKRGKRLCSVDKANVLETSQLWRDTMVEVAKQYPEVELSHMYVDNAAMQLVKAPKNFDVVVTGNMFGDILSDEAAMLTGSIGMLPSASLDANNKGLYEPSHGSAPDIAGKGVANPLATILSAAMMLRYTLGKAEQADRVENAVKKVLAQGLRTPDIWQEGATKVGTREMGAAVVAAL; encoded by the coding sequence ATGAAAATCGCTGTGTTGCCGGGTGACGGCATTGGTCCGGAAATCGTGACGGAAGCCGTCAACGTGCTCAATGCGCTTGGCGAAAAGTTCGAACTCGAGGCAGCGCCCGTGGGCGGCGCCGGCTACGAGGCCGCGGGCCATCCGTTGCCGGAGGCCACCCTCAAGCTGGCCAAGGAAGCCGACGCGATCCTGTTCGGCGCCGTGGGCGACTGGAAGTATGATTCGCTCGAGCGCGCATTGCGTCCCGAGCAGGCGATTCTGGGGCTGCGCAAGCATCTGCAGCTGTTCGCTAACTTCCGTCCGGCCATTCTGTACAAGGAGCTGGCCGACGCGTCGAGCCTGAAGCCGGAGATCGTGGCGGGGCTCGATATCCTGATCATCCGTGAGCTCAACGGCGACATCTACTTCGGTCAGCCGAAGGGGTTTCGTCAGTCGCCGGACGGCGCTTTCGAAGGCGCGCGCGAAGGTTTTGATACCATGCGCTATAGCGTGCCCGAAGTGGAGCGCATCGCGCACGTGGCGTTCCAGGCGGCGGCCAAGCGCGGCAAGCGCCTGTGCTCGGTCGACAAGGCCAACGTGCTCGAGACTTCGCAGCTGTGGCGCGACACGATGGTCGAGGTCGCCAAGCAGTATCCGGAGGTCGAGCTGTCGCACATGTACGTCGATAACGCCGCGATGCAGCTGGTCAAGGCCCCCAAGAACTTCGACGTGGTGGTGACTGGCAACATGTTCGGCGATATTCTGTCGGACGAGGCCGCGATGCTCACCGGTTCGATCGGCATGCTGCCGTCAGCGTCGCTCGACGCCAACAACAAGGGGCTGTACGAGCCGTCGCACGGGTCGGCTCCCGACATCGCTGGCAAGGGCGTGGCCAATCCGTTGGCGACGATCCTGTCGGCCGCCATGATGCTGCGCTACACGCTGGGCAAGGCCGAACAGGCCGACCGCGTGGAGAATGCAGTCAAGAAGGTGCTGGCGCAGGGGTTGCGCACGCCCGATATCTGGCAGGAAGGCGCGACCAAGGTCGGTACGCGCGAAATGGGCGCGGCGGTGGTTGCCGCGCTATAA
- the leuD gene encoding 3-isopropylmalate dehydratase small subunit has translation MEKFTVHTGLVAPLDRENVDTDAIIPKQFLKSIKRTGFGPNLFDEWRYLDVGQPGQDCSTRPLNPNFVLNQPRFQGATILLARKNFGCGSSREHAPWALQQYGFRAVIAPSFADIFFNNCYKNGLLPIALSEMQVDHLFNETAAFNGYQLTIDLDKQAVITSDGRAYEFDIAPFRKYCLLNGFDDIGLTLRHADKIRAYEAERLARQPWLATRLPG, from the coding sequence ATGGAAAAATTTACCGTCCATACGGGGCTGGTGGCACCGCTGGATCGCGAGAACGTCGATACCGACGCGATCATCCCCAAGCAATTCCTGAAGTCGATCAAGCGTACGGGCTTCGGTCCGAACCTGTTCGACGAGTGGCGTTATCTCGATGTCGGTCAGCCGGGCCAGGACTGCAGCACGCGTCCGCTCAACCCGAACTTCGTGCTTAACCAGCCTCGCTTCCAGGGCGCGACGATTCTGCTCGCCCGCAAGAACTTCGGCTGCGGCAGCTCGCGTGAACACGCGCCGTGGGCGCTGCAACAATACGGGTTCCGCGCGGTGATCGCGCCGAGCTTTGCCGACATCTTCTTCAACAACTGCTACAAGAACGGCTTGCTGCCGATCGCGCTGAGCGAGATGCAGGTCGATCACCTGTTCAACGAGACGGCGGCATTCAACGGCTATCAGTTGACGATCGATCTGGACAAGCAGGCCGTGATCACGTCGGACGGCCGCGCCTATGAGTTCGATATCGCGCCGTTTCGCAAGTACTGCCTGTTGAACGGCTTCGACGATATCGGCCTGACGCTGCGTCACGCCGACAAGATTCGCGCCTACGAGGCCGAGCGGCTTGCCAGGCAGCCGTGGCTCGCAACGCGTTTGCCGGGCTGA
- a CDS encoding entericidin A/B family lipoprotein, with translation MKKLWMLIGAVLLLGVAGCNTMAGLGKDTQAAGSALENAAKK, from the coding sequence ATGAAGAAACTGTGGATGCTGATCGGTGCGGTGTTGCTCCTGGGTGTGGCAGGTTGCAACACGATGGCGGGCCTGGGCAAGGATACGCAAGCCGCTGGCTCGGCGCTCGAAAACGCCGCGAAGAAGTGA
- the leuC gene encoding 3-isopropylmalate dehydratase large subunit: MAKTLYDKLWDAHVVHTEDDGTTLLYIDRHLLHEVTSPQAFEGLKLAQRPVWRLSANLAVSDHNVPTTDRTQGIADPISRLQVDTLDSNCDNYGITQFKMNDVRQGIVHVIGPEQGATLPGMTVVCGDSHTSTHGAFGALAFGIGTSEVEHTLATQTLLMKKSKNMLVKVEGTLPRGCSAKDIVLAVIGRIGTAGGTGFTIEFAGSAIRALSMEGRMTVCNMAIEAGARAGLVAVDDTTINYVKGRPFSPSGVEFEQAEAYWRTFHTDAGAKFDHVVEIDASTLRPQVSWGTSPEMVVSIEDRVPDPEKEKDPVKRSAMERALEYMALTPDTPMSSINVDKVFIGSCTNSRIEDIRAAAYVVKKLGRRVASNVRLAMVVPGSGLVKHQAEQEGLDQVFKAAGFEWREPGCSMCLAMNADRLEPGERCASTSNRNFEGRQGAGGRTHLVSPAMAAAAAIEGHFVDVRRLV, encoded by the coding sequence ATGGCCAAGACGCTGTATGACAAATTGTGGGATGCACATGTCGTGCATACCGAGGACGATGGCACTACGTTGCTCTACATCGACCGCCACCTGCTGCACGAGGTGACCAGTCCGCAGGCGTTTGAGGGGCTAAAACTCGCACAGCGTCCGGTGTGGCGCCTGTCCGCCAACCTCGCGGTGTCGGACCACAACGTGCCGACCACCGACCGTACGCAAGGCATTGCCGATCCGATTTCGCGTCTGCAGGTCGACACGCTCGACAGCAACTGCGACAACTACGGCATCACCCAATTCAAGATGAACGACGTCCGTCAGGGCATCGTGCACGTGATCGGGCCGGAGCAGGGCGCCACGTTGCCCGGCATGACGGTAGTGTGCGGTGACTCGCATACGTCCACGCACGGCGCGTTCGGCGCGCTGGCGTTCGGCATTGGCACCTCCGAAGTCGAGCACACGCTCGCCACGCAGACGTTGCTCATGAAGAAGAGCAAGAACATGCTCGTGAAGGTCGAAGGCACGCTGCCGCGCGGTTGCTCCGCCAAGGACATCGTGCTGGCCGTCATCGGCAGGATCGGCACGGCTGGCGGCACGGGCTTCACGATCGAATTCGCGGGCTCGGCGATCCGCGCGCTGTCGATGGAAGGGCGCATGACCGTGTGCAACATGGCCATCGAGGCCGGCGCACGGGCCGGTCTGGTGGCGGTGGACGACACGACCATCAATTACGTGAAGGGCCGACCGTTTTCGCCGTCCGGCGTGGAGTTCGAGCAGGCCGAAGCCTACTGGCGCACGTTTCACACCGACGCCGGGGCCAAGTTCGACCATGTGGTCGAGATCGACGCCAGCACGCTGCGTCCGCAGGTGAGCTGGGGGACGTCGCCGGAAATGGTGGTGAGCATCGAGGACCGCGTGCCCGACCCCGAGAAAGAGAAGGATCCGGTCAAGCGCAGCGCCATGGAGCGAGCGCTCGAGTACATGGCACTCACGCCGGACACGCCCATGTCGAGCATCAACGTCGACAAGGTCTTCATCGGATCGTGCACCAATTCGCGCATCGAAGACATTCGCGCAGCGGCTTACGTCGTGAAGAAGCTGGGGCGCCGGGTGGCGTCGAACGTGCGTCTGGCCATGGTCGTGCCGGGCTCGGGGCTCGTGAAGCATCAGGCCGAGCAGGAAGGGCTGGACCAGGTCTTCAAGGCGGCCGGCTTCGAGTGGCGCGAGCCCGGGTGCTCGATGTGCCTGGCGATGAATGCCGACCGGCTCGAACCGGGCGAGCGCTGCGCCTCGACCTCGAACCGCAACTTCGAAGGCCGTCAGGGCGCCGGAGGACGCACCCATTTGGTGAGCCCGGCCATGGCGGCCGCCGCGGCCATCGAGGGGCACTTCGTCGACGTGCGTCGCCTCGTTTGA
- the gltA gene encoding citrate synthase, whose product MTPSEVKATLSFSDDSPSVELPIYKGTMGPDVIDIRKLYGQTGKFTYDPGFMSTASCNSAITYIDGDKGELLYRGYPIEQLATHCDFLETSYLLLKGELPNAQQKEEFVKTVTRHTMVHEQMNFFFRGFRRDAHPMAVLTGSVGALSAFYHDSLDINNPTHREVSAIRLIAKLPTLVAMAYKYSIGQPFVYPRNDLSYSANFMRMMFANPCEEYEVNDVLVRALDRILILHADHEQNASTSTVRLAGSSGANPFACIAAGIACLWGPAHGGANEAALNMLEQIGSPDKIPEFIKQVKDKNSGVKLMGFGHRVYKNYDPRAKLMRETCYEVLNELGLHDDPLFKLAMQLEKIALEDEYFVSRKLYPNVDFYSGIVQRALGIPTSMFTCIFALARTVGWIAQWNEMIGEPDQKIGRPRQLFIGHTPREVTAIDKR is encoded by the coding sequence ATGACTCCGTCTGAAGTTAAAGCCACCCTATCTTTCTCTGACGATTCGCCTAGCGTCGAGCTGCCGATCTACAAGGGAACGATGGGCCCGGATGTAATCGACATCCGTAAGCTGTACGGCCAGACTGGCAAGTTCACGTATGACCCGGGCTTCATGTCGACGGCGTCGTGCAATTCGGCCATCACCTACATCGATGGCGACAAGGGCGAGCTGCTGTATCGCGGCTACCCGATCGAGCAGTTGGCGACCCACTGCGACTTCCTCGAGACCTCGTACCTGCTGCTCAAGGGCGAGCTGCCGAACGCGCAGCAGAAGGAAGAGTTCGTGAAGACGGTCACCCGTCACACGATGGTTCACGAGCAGATGAACTTCTTCTTCCGTGGCTTCCGTCGCGACGCGCACCCGATGGCCGTACTGACCGGCTCGGTCGGCGCCCTGTCCGCGTTCTACCACGACTCGCTCGACATCAATAACCCGACGCATCGCGAAGTCTCGGCCATCCGCCTGATCGCCAAGCTGCCGACGCTCGTGGCCATGGCGTACAAGTACAGCATCGGGCAGCCGTTCGTGTACCCGCGCAACGACCTGTCGTACAGCGCGAACTTCATGCGCATGATGTTCGCGAACCCGTGCGAAGAGTACGAAGTCAACGACGTGCTGGTGCGCGCCCTCGACCGTATCCTGATCCTGCACGCCGATCACGAACAGAACGCTTCGACGTCGACCGTGCGTCTGGCCGGATCGTCGGGCGCGAACCCGTTCGCGTGTATCGCCGCCGGTATCGCTTGTCTGTGGGGCCCGGCGCATGGTGGTGCGAACGAAGCCGCGCTGAACATGCTCGAGCAGATCGGTTCGCCGGACAAGATCCCCGAGTTCATCAAGCAGGTGAAGGACAAGAACTCGGGCGTGAAGCTCATGGGCTTCGGTCACCGCGTGTACAAGAACTACGACCCGCGTGCCAAGCTGATGCGCGAGACGTGCTACGAAGTGCTCAACGAACTGGGCCTGCACGACGACCCGCTGTTCAAGCTGGCCATGCAGCTCGAGAAGATCGCCCTGGAAGACGAATACTTCGTGTCGCGCAAGCTGTACCCGAACGTCGACTTCTACTCGGGTATCGTGCAGCGCGCGCTGGGCATCCCGACCTCGATGTTCACCTGCATCTTCGCACTGGCCCGTACCGTGGGCTGGATCGCGCAGTGGAACGAAATGATCGGCGAGCCGGACCAGAAGATCGGTCGTCCGCGTCAGCTGTTCATTGGCCACACGCCGCGCGAAGTGACGGCAATCGACAAGCGCTAA
- a CDS encoding FAD assembly factor SdhE — MPDTTHQSDPVKRARLRWRARRGLLENDLILERFFAKYEASMTDEDVGALTKLLDLSDNDLMDLLLARKEPEADLDGPDVQRLLALLRAV; from the coding sequence ATGCCGGATACCACTCACCAGTCCGATCCGGTCAAACGTGCCCGCCTGCGCTGGCGGGCACGCCGCGGTTTGCTGGAAAACGACCTTATCCTCGAACGGTTCTTCGCCAAATACGAAGCGTCGATGACCGACGAGGATGTGGGCGCGCTCACGAAGCTGCTCGATTTGAGCGACAACGATTTGATGGATCTGCTGCTAGCGCGTAAAGAGCCCGAGGCGGATCTGGACGGGCCGGACGTGCAGCGCCTGCTGGCGCTTTTGCGTGCCGTGTAG
- a CDS encoding succinate dehydrogenase iron-sulfur subunit translates to MMKRIFEVYRYDPDKDAAPYMQTYEVELDGHERMLLDALVKLKKLDEGIAFRRSCREGVCGSDAMNINGKNGLACLTNMNDLPNKIVLKPLPGLPVIRDLIVDMTHFFNQYHSIKPYLINPEPAPEKERLQSPEQRDELDGLYECILCASCSTSCPSFWWNPDKFVGPAGLLQAYRFIADSRDTATSERLDNLEDPYRLFRCHTIMNCVDVCPKGLNPTKAIGKIKELMVRRAV, encoded by the coding sequence ATCATGAAACGCATTTTTGAAGTCTACCGCTACGATCCGGACAAGGACGCCGCACCGTACATGCAGACCTACGAGGTCGAACTCGACGGTCATGAGCGCATGCTGCTCGACGCCCTGGTCAAGCTCAAGAAGCTCGACGAAGGTATCGCCTTCCGCCGCTCCTGCCGTGAAGGCGTGTGCGGTTCGGACGCGATGAACATCAACGGCAAGAACGGTCTGGCCTGCCTGACCAACATGAACGATCTGCCGAACAAGATCGTGCTCAAGCCGTTGCCGGGCCTGCCCGTCATTCGCGACCTCATCGTCGACATGACGCACTTCTTCAACCAGTACCACTCGATCAAGCCGTATCTGATCAACCCCGAGCCGGCACCGGAGAAGGAACGTCTGCAGTCGCCCGAACAGCGTGACGAGCTCGACGGCCTGTACGAGTGCATCCTGTGCGCTTCGTGCTCGACGTCGTGCCCGAGCTTCTGGTGGAATCCGGACAAGTTCGTCGGCCCGGCCGGTCTGCTCCAGGCCTATCGCTTCATCGCGGACAGCCGCGACACGGCGACCAGCGAACGTCTGGACAACCTGGAAGATCCGTATCGCCTGTTCCGCTGCCATACGATCATGAACTGCGTGGACGTGTGCCCGAAGGGTCTGAACCCGACGAAGGCGATCGGCAAGATCAAGGAGCTGATGGTGCGTCGCGCCGTCTGA